In the Ammospiza caudacuta isolate bAmmCau1 chromosome 4, bAmmCau1.pri, whole genome shotgun sequence genome, ATGCTGTACAGTCTTACGTTTCTTGGTTAGAAAAGAACAACTGATTGAGTTTGAATCTTTCGCGCCTGAACCTTGCACACCAACTCGTTTGGCTGTTGCCTCTGGAATGTTCAGCACAAAGGTTAAGCTCCAGACATAATTTAAGTGCTTTTCATGTGCAAACTGTTATTCGCTAAAGCTTTCAAAGTACATTTAATTACAGATATGAACACCCTGTAAAGATATGAGGATATGACAGCAGACCCAGAGGCcaatacagattttttaaaagaaatgctaTGTTCCACTGCAGTAGTTCTAGTCCCTGATTAGGTCCTTCCAAAGAGGGGGCTTATTTCAATTGTAGGAGATAGACCACTCTTTAACAGAAGCATCGTGGGATGTTGTTACCAGAGTATGTTCATCCAGCCACGCCAAGCCGCTGACATGATGTAGTCTGTGAGCATCTGTATCACAGTGCAAAGTAACAGAAAAGAGTTAGGAAGGCTGGCTTGATAAGGTAACTTCAGCacattgcaaatatttttagctGGATCAAATACTACTGCTGGATTTTAAAAGTaactacaaaaataaaagaagaactCCAGCTAGTGTGGCTAGATAGAGATTAACAAAGGCTAAATTACATTTGGAACATTCAAAGCCTGCTTACCGTTAGTCTACAAAACGGTGCTGGATCTCAAGAACTACTAACAACTGTCCAAAGTAGCATGTTGAAGTAAACATACCTGGTATCTTGACTCTGGTCTCTGGATCACTCACAGTCCAAACATACACCATCATGTCCATGCCTCCAGAAGCAAAGTGTTCATTGTCTGGTGACCACGCAATGCAAACAACTTTTGCATGGTGTCCATAAAAGACATTATGCTCCTATTTGAAAATCAGAGAGACAAGGGTTATTCCAATAGTTAAATCTGCTTCAGGAAATCACTAGCTTTCAATGTGCAGCATCAGAACAAGCTACTGCAAGACTCCAGACAATGTACATCTCAGATGCAGATGGATGTACTAAGTAAACCAAGTGGTGACTTCATTTTATGtgatttatttaaatacttAGTAGGCAAATAAAATACCAACCCcctttgttaaaaaaacaaaccactaAGACATTTTTCTATGAAAGCATGATATGTTAAGGGCAAATGTAATTTAGAGACTTCTAAAGTAATCCCATAGATGTTTcacaaggaaaaattatttcaatttttactTGGAAAATGAAATGGTTTTTGTAGAATGCCATCCTGGGTTTTTACTTCAGTGTTGTTTTAGTCAAAGTTTAAGGAGTTTACAGGCTGATATGCATTGACTGTTTGGGCTGAAAAGTGAAAATTGcccattttttggtttttagttAAAAGACAGTAGATTGGCAGATAAAGCAAGAGTCCCTGTCCTAGCATGTCCCTTTCATATCTTAGTCCTTACCATGGAACTGTGTGCCTGAGCTAGCAGAATTTCATTGCCAATTCTGCTTTATTTATGTAATTGAATTTGATTGTATTGCATGATTCTTATCAAACTGAACCTACATTCTTGTCCATTTTACAAAAATGCACACAAATTCTCTAACAGATATATTTTGTTATTTCcttcaaaaatcccaaactaaCCAACTATGGTTCGGCAGATCCAAAGGTACTTTTTGTATTTAACTATGGCTAGCCTATGGAAATCCAGCTCCTTCCCTATCTTAACTATGCATTTGTTATTAGATGGATTTCAGTGCTTTCCCAGCAGCCAACCCATGCTGCACATTTCCTCAACTATTCTTACATCTGGAGGGTTCACATAGGCTGCTCTAAATACCAGTACTATCCCAAAATAGCAGGTAAACAGACAGTCACAGAAACATCAAATTTCCATCAATGATTTACAATTAAGCAGCTACAACAGACTTAGACATGGGCTGTCAGtctatttgtttttaaacaaagacAACTCTCCACAACAGTTCTTACCGCGTAGCCATCAGCAACACTAAAGACAGTGACAACTTTGTTTGCATCACAGACTGCAAGAAAGGCACCATCGTGAGAATATGCCAGGTCAGTAACAGGACCTTTCGCTTCCAAAGTCTTATCATCGCTTTTTAAAGAGGTTCCTTGGATTGAATACAAATGGACATTCCCATCCTGCAAATCAACAgcaaagaaggagaaaaggtaGAAGAATCATTTTACAATAGAAAGAGGAGTTCCTGAAAATTTTTTGCATTAATTCTGTCTGGAAGTGCTTATTTTAAGAAAAGGTTTAGATAACCTGTCATTTACACTGGTTACAATCCAAAGTGCGGAAATTAACCCATTTTCTATAATTTGCCAACTTCAAGAACACACtggataaaaataatttggcaatttcaaaacagcaaataaaGGAAAGAAGACTTAATTAATGAAAAAGTGAAATAGACTTTAGGTGACAATTAGGCAGATTAAGTCACAATTGTGGCAGAACCTAGGGTATGAAAGCCCAGGAACACCAAATACACACATATAAACAATACTGATGTTGTTACAAATTGTCACCTACcatttctcaacacaacacaccTACTATTATTAAATGCTTCTGTTACTGGCTCCAGTGTTCAAAGTAGTACAGATTTAGGAAATGCAACCTTACCGctcctcccactgctgctgtaCTTCCTGTGGGGTGGATGGCTACAGCTTCTGGCTCATAGCCCAGGTCATCAATTGCAAAgcattttttcttatctttcaTCAAGACAATCTGCAAGCAGAAAACCAGAAACTAAGACTCCTTTTCAAAGTACCTAATATAAAACTATTACTTTACTAATAGTAAGTGACACAAATTTCCTCTAGTTACTCAGATGTTTATTGTAGTCTCATCTTAAGGGAACAGTTTCGTTCTTAAAAGAAATTGGAGAAATGCCTACATGTGGTGCCTAACTAATCTGCTGTACTGCAGTACTTGTGTGTTCTAAACTACACACAACTGTAATTTAGTGTAGGGCATTCTCCACTGCCTTCAGCTTTGCTTCACTTAGTTTGAATGTGAAATAAGCATGGACAAACCAGTATTTTTAGCAATGCTTACTCCCTTCCTTGTTCATTGTTaaagggagggaggcaggacCAAATTAGTAGCAAGTTAATGCTGCAGTCTTAAACCTTAAAGGCTATTTCCTATCCAGTTCTATGCTATGGTATTAACTCACATGAAAACAGGTTTGGACAACACCATCAAATGTTACAAACACAAAATCAGGACCCATGCAGAAAGCATAAATTATTAGAAGTTAATAATGTTTTGATATAAGAGAGCCTCAGTGCAATGTCTCAGTTTACTGTGATCTGCATACTAGTGGCACAGGAGCTAAAGCTGCTTATGCTATACAACAACAGTAGTTAATTGGATtaattgcaaaaaaataaaatgcaggaTAAAAACATCCTTTTGCCAAAACTGTGTCACTGAACAGATCTGGCATGAGTGTGATTCTGAGGTTTAACCTTCCAGGACAAAGCTGTATTGATAACAATGCATCCACAGATGCATCCACACTTTCTGaaatttaaatatgaaatagGTCAGGATGCAGGGACAAGGGTTATCAAGTATCCTGCTGAATTATGTTCCCTATAGGTCCTATTAGGAAATTCTGCAGATGTGCAAGGTAATCCCACATGAAATAGTTAAGTGTAAGCATACATGGCATTATTAACACAGCAATAGCTCATAATCCAAATGGTAATACTCACTTGTCCAATGCATAAAACTACAGTATAGCCACCAGGACCCACAGCTAAACATTTTGGTTGAACATCCATTTTCACAGCATCCTGGCCACTGGATAAGGATGTGCCAAGgtgaagaagcagaaaagacagagcaggaagaaattattccatGTCTACCATTATTTTAAATTGCCCATTCAAATAATCATCCACTAATCATCAAGAACATGCATAACTTAATTTTCTTATCTACTAATCAGCAAAAGTTTCCTATTGCTTTGTGTTTGAAACTTTACTATCTTGATCAGGTAGTACACCTTTGAAACGAAAGTCAATGTTACTATACtacagtttaatttttaaactaaCTAAATTATCTTAACAGGATTCTTTATATTCTGGTTTCCATGAAGAAACAGTGTCCCACTCCTCCTAAACACATTTATCTCCACTACCCCAAAGCAAATACCCTTCCAAAGCCCTTACGTCACCCAATACAAGACAAGTCTCCATTTAACCCATGGAAGGGataaaacaaattgaaaagcCTAGGATGCATTTCTCATTGTCAGAAAAAGCACAAGGTTGGTACAGTAATCATTTCTACAAGTTTCCATGGTAACATAAAACCTAAATAAACTCCAGCATTTCTATTTACCACATAAAATCAACAGCACTCTTGCTGTAAAACAATTCTAGTGCAATAAAAGGCCACACTTTAACTAACCTGTAATCTCTGTTGCTAAGGTTGGTGTAGCGCACAGTGTCATCCATACTGCAGGTGACCAGCTGGTCCATTTCATCCACTGCCATTCTAGAAACCTGATTTGTGTGGCCTTTCCCAGAAAAGCCATCATTCTCTCCAGTTTCAGAATCCCAATAATGTGCATAATGGAATTAAGGAACATTTGAAGATACTGGTGCAGTCAGATTCCACACCATAAAAAGTTACATAATTGAGAGAACAGCTaaggttagaagggaccttttGAGATTTAGTCCAACCTGCTGCTCTAATTGGTGTCAGCTACAATAGGCTGCAGGACTCTGTAAGGTTTTGGGATCTCTAAGGATGGAGACTCTATAAGCTCCATGGGCAACCttataatatttattaagtGAAACTCTGATGTTCTGTAGCAAGCTAAATGACCTGCCACAGATGGCAGCAAATACTGGAGTAATTAGCATTAGTTCTCAGActagaaaatactttttaaagaattttagATAGAAGCCCTTGCAACACTGGCTTTCCCTCATGTTATACGGTAACATCATGTGAACTAGTCACACTGTATTACAAGTCTGAAAAGAAACAGGACGTATATTTATAGGAGCTTGTCCCAACATGACACCATTTTAAAGGCAGGAAAAAGGACTGTAGCTTTAACTATAAGCTTCAGAATGCTGGAAATATAACTTTCTGCATATTTATCATAAGTGGAAAATATGTATTGCTGTTTCTTGATGTTCAAGAGgctaatttatatatttacttGCTTCTCCATACTATCAAGCTACCTATCATGAAGAAGCAACAACTGAAAATTAAGAGCTGGCTTATATTTAGCAGGAAAGCATGAAGGCAGGTATTAAAATGGGTATTAggggaaagcaaaataaactttAGACAAAGTATTCACTTGTGTCCAATAAACTTTGTCTTTggcaaagctttttttttttttcacctctcCTAATGAGCTCTCTCTGACTGATACTAGAAAAAAGTACCAGTATCATTCAAAGGATATTAATATGACCATCATTACTTCCAGAGTAAATATAGGATTTTCCACCATTTTTGTGCACCGTAAGACACTGAATTGATTTACTATGACCCTGTGAATGGAACATAAATTATTACTGATGAGCAATTTTTAACACATACATACACCTATTCGAGAAGAATGACAGGTTATTCAGAAAACAACATGCTATTGACAAGCATAAAAAGTCACCCAGTATAAAAACCACTATTCCACAGTCATTTAACTGTTCTAGCACTGCTATTGCTACGTCCTTGATGAGAAACAATAAGCACCATGGATGTCCTTATTAGCCTGATGAGCCAAAATACTTTCATAGCCTTTTCATCACTGCTTTTCAGGCACTTTATGATTCAGGGAAGAGGACTAAATATGGTCATGTACCCACACCAACTTCCAGAATTATAGTAGTGATGGCAAAAATCTGGGACATTGTTTCTAGTTCATGTAAAAATGTAAGTTCCCATGAGAGAGAGTCTAGTGTCAGTGAACTCTTTAAATCCTAAAATTAAAGTTCAATTGCATGGTAACCCTAATCACCTTGTCCACAATACACTAGTTCTGGGATAATAAGACATCTCTGGTAGTTTTCTATctatgctgcatttcttttctcatCTCAAGAATGCTTAAAAGCTGCAACAAAAGGTAAGTCGATAacattaattaaaatgaaataatcagTCTGGGTATGTGCATAAAGCACAGAGCCACCCATGTAAAGAGTAACTTCTTGATTCAAGAAACAGTCACATACAGCTCATTTGGCAATGCTAATTAAACAAAGCTACTTTTCAATAGCTACTTTACATAGCTTACAATTCCATCTTTACAGCTTCAATCACTGAGTCATTTATTGCAGAAACTCATGCAGTAAGAGAACTTTAACCTACCTTTATGACACGTAAAGGCTTATTTGGATTGTTCTTGTCCAAATAATTGATATAGCCAGACAGGGAGATAGTCAGTAAATGGTCTTTCTGCCACAAGCAACCCAGCTGCTGATCCAACACGTTTGATCCCATGTTAAAAGTATTTACAATAGAATTAGCACCAACATCCCAGATTTTAGCAGTTTTATCTCCAGAAGCAGAAAGCAACTGACTGCTGTCAGGGCTCCAACTAATCTGTAAGAACAAATGTCACCACAAGACAGTAAATGCATTTCTTAATCCAAGACTTTGCAGTTCATTAACTGGGTAATGAAACACTATACATCATCTGCACAAATGAAGTGATACTTACAGCATAAATACCTCCATCATGTGCTTTGCCTCCACCAAGAGCACACACTTTCTCTCCAGTCTTCCCATCATAGACGAAAATCTTAAAAGAGCACAAAGACATACAACTTAAAGGGAAAAGCAGTAATAGATAAAACCCCAAGACAGTATCTGATATTTTGATACACTAGAGTCCTTCTTAAGGAGAGGCAAAAGCCATGTGTGCACTGAATAATTAAGACTAAATAATTGAGATGAAAATTGTAAATAATCACAGCAAGTCCCCTATACTTTGGATCCAGACATTTGAAATTCTGGAAAATGTTACAGTTTTGACTCCTACTGTGATGGCAGCTGCTTAGCACTTCTGTCATGGGAGTCCATCCTCTGAGAAGGACAAGCTACCTATGGTAAAAGAGTCATTGTCAACCGGCCCTTATCAGTAGGGAGTACacatggagctgggctgctaTCTATGAATTCACCATTTCAGCTAGACCTCTCGGGATCATAACATACCTATTCCAAAAGTCCAACATATTCCTGCCAAAATAACTTGCAAGAGGATGCTAGGGAGATggactgggaaaaaaacccaagtaaaAATAGTCTGGTATTACCATTTATCAGTTATTACAGATTTACAGGAGGATAGTTAAAAGTTTCAAGGAGGATAGTTAAAAGTTTCAACTTGTGACATAAAAAAGAAGCAACATGGGTTTTACAATACTAATCTTATTCCCAAAATGCACAAGAAAATCTTCTCATGCTAAAATCAGTTCTAATGGAGTTCCTTGTGTTTTACCTGCCCATCTGCACTAGCTGTAGCAAATCTGTTCCCATCAGGAGAAAATCTCACACAGTTCACAAACCGTGTATGGTCCTGTAGAAAAAAAGTAAGAATCAgcaaacaaaaagagaagagacCATTTTTAAATAGAAGACAATCTACAACAATGAAGTTCTCTTACATGTGAACCATAAATTAGCTGTGTAGGAAATGTTTGCTGTAGAGAATTGCCACGAGGCAAGTTTAGGCTCTATCTGAAGAGAATCATGGGGCCAAGAACAGTCCAGGAAAGACTGTGACATGATTACTGCTGTAGTTAACACAACTCAGTGCATACCAGAAGAATGATTACCCAGTTTCAGGGATAAGCAGTGAAAAAAGTCAGATGCAGCCTACAAACATGAGATTCTTCCCCAGTGGTAACTGATTTCTTCTGCAACATTCCTCAGATTTCAACTCTCGCTTCATTGCACAGTGATTTTATACACACAAAAGTATTATATCCTTCttattgcaaaagaaaaaaaagcacaggcATGAGGAATAAGTTACTATTTTACTAAAATTCCATTCCTGGAAGATTGCATTAGTGGTAGTTCTGTGAAGTAATAAGGCAAGACTGATGTACGCTCCCCAAATAGACTATTTACAAGTAGGAGACTATTCAAACCACGCAAACTAAAAAACACACGTTAAATAGGGAAGCACCACAATGAGGCCAAAGCTCCCATGCAGAGAGATTTGGGAGACTATTTTTAGTAATATGGAAGGCAGGTTCTAACCTACTTTCACCAACTacaccttttttcccctgatgaTACTGCAGGCTAATTTAAACCATGTAAGAGCCCATACCAGAATCCCATATATCAAACCAAATATCACTTTAAAAGGAAGACTGCATCACATACCAGTCTAAGCAGCACTGGTAAGCAATTTGGACTTCAGAGTTCTAAAAGAACCAGCTTAGCAAAATGCAAGTATCAGCTTAAGTTCAGAAATATATTAGGCAACTACATCATTTCATTGGATCGTAGAGctcaaaacaattccttttctAGAACTGGAATGGAATCCTTACTAAAGTCAGCATATGAAGACTACTCAAGGCTCAtgtgtaagaaaataaaaggccTACTACACcgtttttaaaactaaaatacaAACTCAACATTTTCAATCGACTACTGCAATAACATCCAACATCtttacaacatttttttttgcagcaagaGGTCTCCTGACAtccaaacagctgcagaagCTTGCggctttttattttccttggcCTTAAGCAACAATGAATACCTTCACTGCAATAGTTCCAGCCTTTGTTTCATGTAAGAGATTGTAACAAATAGAGTAAGAAACAAAGTTAAAAGGAACATGGAAACACAAAACTGACCACAGAAGTTACATATCCATTCCATGAATTAGAAATCCAGTTATGCTTTCAAACATCTACATTCACCCTTTCTAAGTGGCCCTGGGATTTCAGATTTGAGCACTCTATCAGATTGGAAAATTACATTCAAATCACCACATTTCTTGAATCCTGCACCTTGGAAAGCTTCAAGAAATTCTACACATCTGCACTGGGAAACAGAGCTCTGAAAGCATCAACAGAGCCAACGAAACAGCCTACTTCACCTCTTCCATAGTTTAGTGACAATGAAAAAAGAATATTGGAAAAACTGTTTCAGGTTCTCTTTTCAACCAAccatttattttggttttcttggcCTGAGACGAACTATTTTACGAAGCATGTAATATTTAGTTATATGTGGCTTTAAAAAGCCACTTGACATCAGCTATGCTTCAAAGTGGGGAACTGAGAACTTCTCTTATAACAGCTAGCTGTGATACTAACTGCAAACTTGGTGGAAACTGCACAGTTTAAGGGAGACACATCTAAACTTCAACTCACACTCAGTGTAAACTTGAACTTGAAAGGCGGTCCCTCGAAGAAGGCAGCGCAGTTGTCATCGCTGCCCGTTGCCAGCCGATATGGTCTCGTTTGCTTCATGTCCACACTGTTGATCACTTTATTATGCCCAGTAATCTCACCAACAGAAGAGCCACTATCCCACAGGAACACTGCTCCAAATCTAGTGAGAAAAGCACACAATAAATACAATTCATAAAAGTTACACGTAGATTAACTCCTTGAACATCTGCAAGCTGCAGATTTGAGTGCactcaaagaaaagaaattaggTCATCTCATTAATCTCATGCAAGCGCATCATAGTTCCCTGAAGGCTATTTGAGATCTTGCTGGTAAGAAATTCTAATCTTCAATAGGAGACATTTGTTGAAGGGGACAATCAGGTTTTGCATATAAAGCTTCTAAAATTGGGAGATCCAATGCATATTCCTCACTAAGACTGTTGGTTTATAAAAGAAAGCAGTAAATTATTCCATCTGCCTAGCCACAACACAGACTGCAGAAAGCTGGGATAACAATGACATTGGATCACAGTTATCTGACTATTTAGCCTAGATTGGGTACCATCACTTTTAAAACTCTTCTTCCTTAAACCTTTAAGCTATAATATAATACGTAAAAGCCTTCTTGACAGTTCTTGCCTtaaatcacttaaaaaaaaaaacccagtataATCAATACTGAGGCACTAAAGCACCAGAGCATTGCTATTTGAAAGGCCTTCTTTAGAATCCTGTCAACAATATTCTAGATTGAAAGTGCATTCACCTAATAGGAAGCTGGCCATGTTTTTGAAGAAGGAGAGCAAACTCACATTGTATCTACCCACAGGGCAATGAGGCAGAGGGAGCAATGGAGGACAAAGAGTCTCTTTGAAGGACACAGTACATGACAGGGATTAAAGAATGGTGCAGGAGACTAGGGAACAGCACCACATGATATTTTTCAGCCCTTTAGGCATAAGACTACCTGGTCTGGATTCTGCTTTAAAAGTTCTGACAGTCTTTGAACATTAAATGGAGGACTCAAACCTAAATCAGCATCTCATTTAGTCAGGTAAAGGACAACTGCTTGTTGTCCTTTCATTAAACTACCacaataaaacctaaaaatatAGACATGTTACCAAAGTAGAAAATTCAGATACTTTTTTAACTCTTATTCAATCAATTGAATAAGACTATGAGTCCAATAAGCGAAGGAAGAGGGAATAATATCGTTTTCCCATTCCCGCTCTATCAGaatttgacaaaaaaaatccaccaaataGCTATCCTTGAAAGTAATACCCACCCACCTCTAAGAAACAAGTCCCATACAATTTTTAAACTAATCTATTGTAACAGAATTGTATTTTTCAACTAATTTAAAGCTGTCAAAAACTagggaaagaaaatatcacTGCAGAACAGCACAACTTGAAGTCAAGACAGGGAAAAAGCATTGACTTCATTCCATTGAAGAATTAAAAGTTTTCTGTTAGGATGCAGAGGTTTACAGTAAATTCATGTATATATGTACAAAAACACACTAACACAAAAGAACTACtcacttttcccttccttctccaaCCACAGCAATTCTCTTGCTGTCTTCAGTCCATGCAAGgtcctttatttttcctgcaaatgGCTGATACTCATACTTCAGTAGGTGTTCCTTCTGTGTAGTATCCCAGATTCTCAGCTTTCCAGAGACATCTGCCATAATAAAACAGAATATAACTATTGTTCCAGCATGACTCAGTCACATGACTCATCAATCTGCCAGAGTAGAGATTTTCAGCTACACTGAAGACTTGTACTAGAGACCTACTACCTTACCCCATTACAACTACTACAAATCTCTTTATTTAGGAATGCTGAAGACTATATCCATTTCAATAAATTAGGTTTTTAAGCAGGTATTACGATTCAAGCCACACAGCACCAAATACAACAGACTCAGAAAGCATttgcaaacaaatgaaaaaactgCACAGTAAGAGAGCAGGAACTTTAATATTATCAGCTGGTATGTGCTAAGTATCTGTTACACAAAGAAGaagccagcccagccccctgcccagcagccacaACACAGCTCAGTGACCCTTCACTGGGAAGTAAGCCACCCTACACCTACAAGGGATAAGTACAG is a window encoding:
- the WDR1 gene encoding WD repeat-containing protein 1, with the translated sequence MPYEIKKVFASLPQVERGVSKIIGGDPKGNNFLYTNGKCVVIRNIDNPAIADIYTEHAHQVVVAKYAPSGFYIASGDVSGKLRIWDTTQKEHLLKYEYQPFAGKIKDLAWTEDSKRIAVVGEGREKFGAVFLWDSGSSVGEITGHNKVINSVDMKQTRPYRLATGSDDNCAAFFEGPPFKFKFTLSDHTRFVNCVRFSPDGNRFATASADGQIFVYDGKTGEKVCALGGGKAHDGGIYAISWSPDSSQLLSASGDKTAKIWDVGANSIVNTFNMGSNVLDQQLGCLWQKDHLLTISLSGYINYLDKNNPNKPLRVIKGHSKSIQCLTVHKNGGKSYIYSGSNDGHINYWDSETGENDGFSGKGHTNQVSRMAVDEMDQLVTCSMDDTVRYTNLSNRDYSGQDAVKMDVQPKCLAVGPGGYTVVLCIGQIVLMKDKKKCFAIDDLGYEPEAVAIHPTGSTAAVGGADGNVHLYSIQGTSLKSDDKTLEAKGPVTDLAYSHDGAFLAVCDANKVVTVFSVADGYAEHNVFYGHHAKVVCIAWSPDNEHFASGGMDMMVYVWTVSDPETRVKIPDAHRLHHVSGLAWLDEHTLVTTSHDASVKEWSISYN